One Fibrobacter sp. UWB13 DNA window includes the following coding sequences:
- a CDS encoding tRNA 2-thiocytidine biosynthesis TtcA family protein: MSSQIRKRVNKKITKAIHDFNLIEDGDRILIATSGGKDSSVLLMELAARLGKFGPKCELAAIHIQSDFADKAPREFLQRMAEEYPQVPFYFKDVAVEARLKEGRKLNCYWCSTQRRTELIKFASENNFNKIALGHHMDDIVETLLMNMLYKGEFSGMPPMVPYEKYPCSIIRPLCYCEESEIIAYAEDADIRKFTCTCEFSKASHRKTIREEIKSLTKGSSTLKANLFESMRNIRMDYLL, encoded by the coding sequence ATGTCAAGTCAAATTCGCAAAAGAGTCAATAAGAAAATCACGAAAGCCATTCACGACTTCAACTTGATTGAAGACGGAGACCGCATACTCATCGCCACAAGCGGCGGCAAAGATTCAAGTGTGCTGTTGATGGAGCTCGCTGCTCGACTCGGCAAATTCGGGCCAAAATGCGAACTTGCCGCCATCCACATTCAAAGCGATTTTGCAGACAAAGCTCCCCGCGAATTTTTACAGCGCATGGCAGAAGAATACCCGCAAGTGCCATTTTACTTTAAGGATGTCGCCGTAGAAGCACGCCTCAAGGAAGGTCGCAAGCTGAACTGTTACTGGTGCAGCACGCAGCGCCGCACAGAGCTTATCAAATTCGCAAGCGAAAACAACTTCAACAAGATTGCGCTCGGTCACCACATGGATGACATCGTCGAAACGCTTTTGATGAACATGCTGTACAAGGGCGAATTCAGCGGAATGCCGCCAATGGTGCCGTACGAAAAGTACCCGTGCAGCATCATACGCCCGCTCTGCTACTGCGAAGAAAGCGAAATCATCGCCTACGCCGAAGACGCAGACATTCGCAAGTTCACCTGCACCTGCGAATTCTCAAAAGCAAGCCACCGCAAGACCATCCGCGAAGAAATCAAGAGCTTGACGAAAGGAAGCTCCACTCTAAAAGCTAATTTATTCGAAAGCATGCGAAATATTAGGATGGATTATTTGCTGTGA
- a CDS encoding fibrobacter succinogenes major paralogous domain-containing protein, whose amino-acid sequence MHSRIFFAIAAFAFLLTACSESFTDSRDGRSYNVVKIGDLTWMVENLNYETETSACPDGDSRNCKRMGRLYTWAEAKTVCPEGWRLPTSADFAELISAASGDDARPLAGAALKAKDGWFKKGNGTDEFGFNALPAGYRVAISKSDDGTISGGKFDGIGGYAYFWSATEDPENSESNAFYLFLSFSSDAASINAFAKEDYRSVRCVR is encoded by the coding sequence ATGCACTCACGTATCTTTTTCGCTATTGCCGCTTTCGCTTTCCTCCTCACCGCTTGTTCCGAATCTTTCACGGATTCGCGTGACGGGCGGAGTTATAATGTTGTGAAGATTGGCGATCTCACGTGGATGGTGGAGAATCTGAATTACGAAACAGAAACAAGTGCCTGTCCGGATGGCGATTCTCGCAATTGCAAACGAATGGGACGCCTTTATACGTGGGCGGAGGCGAAAACAGTTTGCCCTGAGGGTTGGCGACTCCCGACGAGTGCGGACTTTGCGGAGCTCATTTCTGCGGCGTCTGGGGATGATGCGCGACCTCTCGCAGGCGCGGCTTTAAAAGCAAAGGACGGTTGGTTCAAGAAAGGAAACGGCACCGACGAATTCGGATTCAACGCTCTCCCAGCGGGCTATCGCGTCGCAATCTCGAAATCGGATGACGGCACAATTTCCGGCGGCAAGTTCGATGGCATCGGTGGTTACGCGTATTTTTGGAGCGCGACCGAAGATCCTGAAAACAGCGAGTCGAACGCGTTTTATTTGTTCTTGTCGTTCAGCAGTGATGCGGCGAGTATAAATGCGTTTGCAAAAGAGGATTATCGCTCGGTGCGGTGCGTCCGGTAG
- a CDS encoding PEGA domain-containing protein codes for MHKFIVMFLFSLFLCGCAVNQKVVKKNRDDVLGRFFITNSSGVAAVFIDDEFVGNTPIDVKLPVGTHHLTMNVYGNIVLDTAITVTDDYQRNTNAGIVGSIIAGFIPLLLAPFPLNVVLAPLPAWIVEENVAKANTEKIIRDPYKKIELSSKSLENTKPTTKASISGTDWAYVNKDSVVHVNGAVMYYMDSEKFRFLRQLRGETDTLMVEATYLCYEESSDLVWASQIYGSTSVYRTEEFIPCDVDSLPYPSPFLSAFKRMGIVTGAFGVAGAIAGESAASALAGMFAGWLLVGVPTNFISEHVFIQRNIHACQEFRGKPLVKKWYRQYPCRQNTKPTPESKNQ; via the coding sequence ATGCATAAATTTATCGTCATGTTCCTTTTTTCTCTTTTCTTATGCGGCTGTGCCGTTAATCAGAAGGTGGTAAAAAAGAATCGTGATGACGTGCTTGGTCGTTTTTTCATTACAAATAGTTCTGGGGTTGCGGCTGTTTTTATAGATGATGAATTTGTTGGCAACACGCCGATAGATGTCAAGCTCCCTGTTGGCACTCATCATCTGACTATGAATGTTTATGGCAATATAGTTTTGGATACTGCAATTACAGTAACGGATGATTATCAACGGAATACGAATGCTGGGATTGTGGGGAGTATAATTGCAGGGTTTATTCCGCTTCTGTTGGCCCCGTTCCCGTTGAATGTGGTTTTGGCACCGCTTCCCGCGTGGATTGTAGAAGAGAATGTGGCAAAAGCCAACACCGAAAAAATTATAAGAGACCCGTATAAAAAAATTGAATTGAGTTCGAAATCTTTGGAGAATACAAAACCGACAACCAAAGCATCGATTAGCGGAACAGATTGGGCTTATGTCAACAAAGATTCCGTGGTGCACGTGAATGGAGCCGTCATGTATTACATGGATTCCGAAAAATTCCGTTTTTTAAGGCAGTTGCGTGGCGAAACCGATACGCTTATGGTGGAAGCGACTTATTTATGTTATGAGGAATCTAGTGATCTGGTTTGGGCATCGCAAATTTACGGCTCGACTAGTGTTTATCGCACTGAAGAATTTATTCCGTGCGATGTAGACTCGCTTCCGTATCCTAGTCCATTTCTGTCGGCATTTAAAAGGATGGGGATAGTAACAGGAGCTTTTGGAGTTGCGGGTGCTATTGCTGGTGAAAGTGCTGCTTCTGCTTTAGCTGGGATGTTTGCTGGATGGTTGTTGGTTGGTGTTCCCACTAATTTTATTTCGGAGCATGTTTTTATACAAAGGAATATTCATGCTTGCCAAGAATTTAGGGGCAAACCTTTAGTGAAAAAATGGTATCGCCAATACCCTTGCCGTCAGAATACGAAACCGACTCCCGAATCAAAGAACCAATAG
- a CDS encoding RNA-binding domain-containing protein, with protein sequence MAKSEDLIRNLLSLPHEYEWLDIKGIWFSKEEIGEYISAISNGAALCGREYGYVVWGVDDTSHEITGTTVNFDNDIDHEPYKHYLARNLKPSVTFEVEDVQVDGKRLVLLTVPSAKSVPTKFSSQAFIRIGSSKEKLSKFPEWEIRLLNVLSNGIPTIVNTAAPDYAQELTFEKLFMYYGAKGIELRRDTFKKSLKLLTADGRYNIMALLLSDANDIPIRVSVFSGLSKADALFSVKEYGNSCILYAMDKILEYGDAINIIQADERGRISERKDVPLFDYEAFHEAILNAFIHNKWLGLNAPMISVFTDRIEILSHGGLGLEQDMEGFYKGVSIPVNEVLASLFLQLRLSERSGRGVPKIVGAYGRESIRIEKNFIVVTIPFNRINVTPFELNEDKATENPTVKATVRATVNPTVKLTKNQIGILAKIAENPKVTLTELSELLGLHRASIAENTSKLQKLGVLKRVGSDKNGYWEIKKDDGIQ encoded by the coding sequence ATGGCAAAATCCGAAGACCTTATCAGGAATTTGCTCTCTCTTCCCCATGAATATGAATGGTTGGATATTAAGGGCATCTGGTTCTCGAAAGAAGAAATTGGGGAGTATATTTCTGCAATCTCCAATGGGGCGGCTCTGTGCGGGCGTGAATACGGTTATGTCGTTTGGGGTGTGGATGATACCTCGCATGAAATCACCGGTACAACCGTAAATTTCGACAACGACATTGATCACGAACCCTATAAGCACTATCTTGCTCGCAATCTAAAACCGAGTGTCACGTTTGAAGTCGAGGATGTGCAGGTTGATGGTAAGCGTCTTGTTTTGTTGACTGTTCCGTCGGCAAAATCTGTTCCGACGAAATTTTCGTCCCAGGCTTTTATTCGGATTGGCTCCAGCAAAGAGAAACTGTCAAAGTTTCCTGAATGGGAGATTCGTCTTTTGAATGTTCTTTCTAATGGCATTCCGACTATTGTCAATACGGCGGCTCCGGATTATGCACAGGAGCTGACTTTTGAAAAGTTGTTCATGTATTACGGGGCGAAAGGAATTGAACTCCGAAGGGATACGTTCAAGAAGTCGCTCAAGCTTTTGACTGCTGATGGTCGCTATAACATTATGGCATTGCTGCTTTCGGATGCTAACGATATTCCAATTCGCGTTTCTGTTTTTAGCGGTTTAAGCAAAGCGGACGCATTGTTCTCGGTTAAGGAATATGGTAACTCCTGCATTCTGTATGCGATGGACAAAATTTTGGAATACGGCGATGCAATCAATATCATTCAAGCGGATGAACGCGGCCGCATTTCCGAGCGGAAGGATGTCCCGCTTTTTGATTATGAGGCTTTCCACGAAGCTATTCTGAACGCTTTTATTCACAACAAATGGCTGGGCTTGAATGCTCCAATGATAAGTGTCTTTACGGATCGAATAGAGATTCTTTCACATGGCGGTCTTGGTCTTGAGCAGGATATGGAAGGTTTTTACAAAGGGGTGAGTATTCCTGTCAATGAAGTTCTTGCATCTTTATTTTTGCAACTTCGGCTGAGCGAACGTTCGGGGCGTGGTGTGCCGAAAATCGTCGGTGCGTATGGCCGAGAATCCATTCGTATAGAGAAAAATTTCATTGTAGTGACGATTCCCTTTAACAGGATTAATGTTACGCCTTTTGAGCTGAATGAGGACAAGGCTACAGAAAACCCGACTGTAAAGGCGACTGTAAGGGCGACTGTAAACCCGACTGTAAAATTGACAAAGAATCAAATTGGTATTTTAGCGAAAATTGCTGAAAATCCCAAGGTTACGCTTACGGAACTTTCTGAATTGTTAGGACTGCATCGAGCTTCAATTGCTGAAAACACTTCAAAACTTCAAAAATTAGGAGTTTTAAAGCGTGTTGGTAGCGATAAGAATGGCTATTGGGAAATAAAAAAAGACGATGGAATTCAATAA
- a CDS encoding virulence RhuM family protein — translation MSENKTGEIVIYQTDDGQTKIDVRFEDETVWLTQAQLVDLYQSSKANISEHIKHIFEEGELDEGATVRKFRTVQIEGSREVGREQVFYNLDMIISLGYRVKSILATRFRRWATELLKEYLKKGFLLNDQRLKEAGGGNYWYELLDRIRDIRSSEKALYRQVLDLYATSVDYDPKSKESIAFFKMVQNKLHYAAHGHTAAEVIFERADAEKPFMGLTTFSGSMPTRKDVVVAKNYLDEKELKVLNNLVSGYFDFAEVQAIRHNQMHMSDYVEHLDKVLSSTGEKLLENAGSVSHKQAVDKALDEYRKYQVLTLSPVEKAYLETIKSIEKKVKKKKG, via the coding sequence ATGTCAGAGAACAAAACAGGTGAAATTGTCATTTACCAAACTGATGACGGGCAGACAAAGATTGATGTCCGGTTTGAAGATGAAACCGTGTGGCTTACGCAGGCGCAGCTTGTAGATTTGTACCAGTCGAGCAAGGCGAATATCAGCGAACACATCAAGCATATTTTCGAAGAAGGTGAACTTGACGAAGGGGCAACTGTTCGGAAATTCCGAACAGTTCAAATTGAGGGATCTCGTGAAGTTGGCAGAGAACAGGTCTTTTACAATCTTGACATGATTATTTCTCTCGGTTATCGCGTAAAGTCGATTTTGGCGACCCGTTTTCGTCGCTGGGCGACCGAGCTGCTTAAGGAATATTTGAAAAAAGGTTTCTTGCTGAATGACCAGAGGCTCAAGGAAGCGGGTGGCGGAAATTATTGGTATGAACTTTTGGATAGAATTCGCGATATCCGCTCTAGCGAAAAGGCTTTGTATCGGCAAGTTCTCGATTTGTATGCGACTAGCGTTGATTATGACCCTAAAAGCAAAGAATCCATCGCTTTTTTCAAGATGGTGCAGAATAAGTTACATTATGCTGCGCATGGTCATACCGCTGCCGAAGTTATTTTTGAACGTGCGGATGCTGAAAAACCGTTTATGGGTTTGACCACATTTAGTGGGAGCATGCCGACAAGAAAAGATGTAGTGGTTGCTAAGAATTATTTGGACGAGAAAGAGCTCAAAGTGCTGAATAATTTGGTTTCGGGTTATTTTGATTTTGCGGAAGTCCAGGCAATTCGCCATAATCAGATGCACATGAGTGATTATGTGGAGCATCTAGATAAGGTGCTTTCTTCGACAGGAGAAAAACTCCTTGAAAATGCCGGAAGTGTCAGCCACAAGCAGGCTGTTGACAAGGCTCTTGATGAATATCGGAAATATCAGGTTTTGACGCTGAGCCCAGTGGAAAAGGCTTATCTTGAGACTATTAAAAGCATTGAGAAAAAGGTGAAAAAGAAAAAGGGGTGA